CCACTTCTAATGAAATACCTGTAATCACCATCATACCTAATCTTACACTTCCATTTTGAAAGGATTTTTGTGAAGTGCCTAAAATATCATTTGTGTTAAATTTAATTGGAACTGCAATACCTAAATAAGGATTTATACCTAACAAATCAAAATGCTTTTCAAAGCCTAAATAACCTATCACATCTTTTCTCTTGAAATCATAACTTGTTGAAACATCTTTGTCAATCTGATACTTTAAATTATCTAATCCAATACCAAGCCTTACAGCCCACATACCAGATGTAAAGAATCTGAGATTTAATGATAAGCTTGTTTCACCTTGAAATGCTAAGTTAGTTGAGTCTTTAGAAGTAATTGTTTCATTACTAATTGCTTTAATATTTGAAATAATTGAAATTGATTGTGCCTTTAACTGAACTTTGATTAACAAACACAACCCAATTAATAATATTATGTTTCCTCTAAAAAATAAATTTTTCATAACTACAATATAAGTATAAAATAAAAGTTATTATGAATTTGAACAGATTAGTTTGGTGTTAGATTAAATTAAATGAAAAAATAAAAAATATTTAAATGTTTGCTAATGAAATAAAATATCTTATTTTTGCCCTCCTAAAAAAAATTATGCTCCTATCGACTAGTGGTTAGGTCGCCACCCTTTCACGGTGGTAGCACGAGTTCGAATCTCGTTGGGAGTACTTAAGAAAAGTTAGTAGATATATTTTCAAAACAACAGAAGCTCGCATTTATGCGGGCTTCTGTTCTTTTAACGATTTTTGGAATTAATGTAATTTTGGATGTAATGACCCCTTATTGATAATTATTTATCTTTTACCAACTAAAAAAGCAATGAATTTTATGTCATACATTATTATGTACACAAGAAATAAAATAAAAAGCATGAAACTATTTACAACAATTTTAGTTTTACTTAAACTTACAATGACATTAATTGCACAGACATATCAAATGCCTGCCGAAACCTTACCCCACGAAGGAACTTGGTTACAATGGCCACACCAATATGAATACGGTATAACATATCGCAACAGGTTAGATTCAACTTGGGTATCAATGACTGCTGCTTTGGTTGGAAGTGAAAAGGTACATATTATTGCTTATAACTCAGCTGAACAAACGCGTATTACGAATTTGCTTATGGCTACAAATGTTAGTTTGACTAATATTGATTTTAAGTTATTTCAAACAAATGATGTTTGGGTAAGAGACAACGGACCTATTTTCGTAAGAGGTACAGGTGGAAATTTACTTATTGAAGATTGGGGATTTAATGGTTGGGGTGGTGACTATAATTATAGTCTTTGTAATTCAATCCCAACAAGCGTAGCAAATGCAATAAATTTGCCATTAGTTAATTTAAATTCAGTTATGACAATTGAAGGCGGATCCTTTGAATTAGATGGTAACGGAGTTTTTTTAGCTACAAAAAGTTCAATATTAACTCAAACAAATAAAGGAAAAGCACTTGCAATCAGAAATTTTGGTATGACACAAGCACAAGCTGAAACCATCCTAAAACAATATATTGGTGCAACCAAATTTATTTGGCTTGATGGTTTTTTAAAATCAGATGATATTACTGATGCTCACATTGATGGCTTCGCTAAGTTTGCTAATGATAACACTTTAGTAACTATGAATAATGCTGACTTACTTTATTGGGGACTATCCTCAACTGACATTGCTAAACTTTACAATGCAAGTAACGTTAATAATGTTGCTTACAACAAAGTTTATTTACCACTTTCACAAAATGATGTAGTAACAACTTACGGAAACAATTTAGGCTATAAAGGTTCGTATTGCAACTATTACATAGCTAATAATGTAGTATTAGTGCCAAATTACAAAGACCCTAATGATGCTGTTGCAAACGCCATTATTCAAGGATTGCATCCAGGAAGAAAAGTTATTGGAATTGATTGTAGGAATTTATATGTAAATGGAGGAATGGTTCATTGCGTTACGCAACAACAACCTTTGGCTTCAACAACAACAGGTATTAATGACAATTTTAAAGATGAATCAAAAATTTTACAAATCTCCCATAATCCTTTTAACTAGACAAAGACAAATTATCCAAGAGAGTTTTTTATTGATTGATTAACATTTCAAACTTATATTTAGAGTAAAAAACATTGTTCATTCGTCTTACAAAAAATGAGCATAGCTTTAACAATGAATGAAAATAATAAAATTACTCTCTCTGAAACTGTAAAACAATACAGCAGGCAATTATTTTCTTTTATCAAAGGTAAAACCAAAACTGCAGAAGATGCAGAAGATATACTTCAAGAAGTATGGTATCAACTAAGTCGTATTGTTAACTTAGAAGAATTAGAAAATGTAAGTGCTTGGCTTTATTCGGTTTCTCGAAATAAAATTATTGATTTATATCGCAAAAAGAAAACAAATAATATTGAAGATTATTCTTATGAAAATGAAGATGGTGTTTTTGAGATTAAAGACATATTATTGTTAGACGAAAGCCAGAATCCTGAATTGGCAATGTTTAAGGAGATGTTTTGGAAAGAACTAATGAAAGCTTTAGAAGAGCTTCCTGAAAACCAAAGACAAGTATTTATTGAAAATGAAATGGAAGATAAAACACTTCAACAAATTGCAGATGAACAAGGAGAAAAAGTTAAAACAATCATCAGTAGAAAAGGTTACGCAACAAAGCATTTACGAAAGAGACTGCAACTTATTTACAATGACATTATAAATATTTAGATTATGACTTATAACAGAAAAAAAATCTTTATACTCATACCAATAGCCATACTATTGGTTTTGCCATTTATGGTAATGTTACTTTGGAACAATATTTTAGTTGAACTTTTAAGTTTGAAAACCATTAGCTATTTACAAGCATTGGGTTTGTTTGTTTTAAGCAGAATATTGTTTGGTAGTTTTGGATTTGGCAACAGACCCAAGCCTCCTTATGCCAAACAATTTTTTAAAGAAAAATTGATGAACCTATCTGTTGATGAAAAATTAAGTATGAAAGAAGAATGGAAAAATAGAACTGAAAAAAGTGAAAAAAATTTAGAGTAAAAAACAAACTTGATCGACCACCTAATTATAACAAATTAAAATTTTAAAAAATGAACAAAAATGTTTTAAAGCCAATTATTGGTGGAGTTGTATTAGGGGCGATAGTATTTTTTACGGGTCCTTTATTATTGATTGTGTTGTTGCTAAAATTTATTTTCACCCCATTTGGAATGGGAAGAATGATGATGCAGCATAGGTTTGCTGGTCCAATGGGTTTTAACCCAAAAATGCAAATTTCTATGGCAGACAAAATTAGAAATATGAGTGATGAAGAGTTTACATCGCTTAAAAAAGAAATGAACTATAAATTCAATTGCAACAAAAATATTAATCAATCAAAAGAAATTAATGAAAAATAATCAAAGATTTGTAATCATAATTGTAAGTGCAATTATAACATTTGGAACACTTTTTGCCACCATTGGAAAACCACCATTTGTAAAGCATTTTTCACATTTTGCACATTGTGATCAAACTGAAGTTCCAAAAACTCCTCAAAAGTAAAAAGGAAAAAGTAAAAGTAACCTCAAAAGGGTTGCTTTTTTTTATTTTGATAAATGAGATTTCAAAAGAAAAGAATTTAAAATAAATTTGACAAAACATTTTAATATATTTTAGAACTATCTTTAGTAATTACAAATTGACAATAATTTATGTTTAGACACATAGGAGACAATAGAACATTAAAACATAATTTAAGGATTGCTTCTTTGCTTTCCTTAATAGCTGATATAGTAAATGTTGCGGGGTTTTTTAGCTGTTCAACGCTTCACAACTAAAGTTACTGGACACTTTGCCTTTTTTGTTGACTAAATTTTAAAACTTAATTTTTGGAAAGGTTTTTTTATTTTTTATATTTTTTCTTTTTCTTCTTTAGGATCTTTTGTATCAATTGTTATTGTTGAAATTATCTCAAAAGGTAATGTTAGGTTAATCTTTATAATTCCATCAATAATTGAAAGTTATATTCTGTTTTTAGTAGCAATATTCGGAAGATTTTATTTTCAGAAAATCCGAATCTTTTAGCATTTTCCTTCCTTTTTGCTATGGGTTTACAAAATTCATTAGTAACCACAATTTCAAATGCAACAGTCCGAGCTACTCATTTGACTGGGTTGTTTA
Above is a window of Chlorobiota bacterium DNA encoding:
- a CDS encoding agmatine deiminase family protein; protein product: MPAETLPHEGTWLQWPHQYEYGITYRNRLDSTWVSMTAALVGSEKVHIIAYNSAEQTRITNLLMATNVSLTNIDFKLFQTNDVWVRDNGPIFVRGTGGNLLIEDWGFNGWGGDYNYSLCNSIPTSVANAINLPLVNLNSVMTIEGGSFELDGNGVFLATKSSILTQTNKGKALAIRNFGMTQAQAETILKQYIGATKFIWLDGFLKSDDITDAHIDGFAKFANDNTLVTMNNADLLYWGLSSTDIAKLYNASNVNNVAYNKVYLPLSQNDVVTTYGNNLGYKGSYCNYYIANNVVLVPNYKDPNDAVANAIIQGLHPGRKVIGIDCRNLYVNGGMVHCVTQQQPLASTTTGINDNFKDESKILQISHNPFN
- a CDS encoding RNA polymerase sigma factor, which encodes MNENNKITLSETVKQYSRQLFSFIKGKTKTAEDAEDILQEVWYQLSRIVNLEELENVSAWLYSVSRNKIIDLYRKKKTNNIEDYSYENEDGVFEIKDILLLDESQNPELAMFKEMFWKELMKALEELPENQRQVFIENEMEDKTLQQIADEQGEKVKTIISRKGYATKHLRKRLQLIYNDIINI